The sequence TCGAAGAACAGGTTGCAGACGGTCCGGCCTCTCAGAGCCGGCACCTTCTTGATGGTCCGGGTGCCGACCTCACCGAACGAGTCGGCGGTCTTGAGGACGAGGTCTATCTGGTCGGTGCTCAGCTGGTCGATGGAGAGCAGGTGCTTGATCATCATTGAGTCTCTGTAGCCTCCCCCAGTACTCGGGGGTCGTAGACGACAACTGAGTCGACCCCGTCGGTCTCCTTTACATGGACCCGCACCTCCTGCGCCTTGGAGGTGGGGATGTTCTTGCCGATGAAATCGGCCCTGATGGGAAGTTCCCGGTGGCCCCGGTCGACCAGAACCGCCAGGCGAACCAGGCGGGGCCTCCCGAAGTCAACGAGTGCGTCGATCGCCGCCCGTACCGTGCGGCCGGTGTACAGCACGTCGTCCACCAGGACGACGGTCTTGTCGTTCATGTCGAACGGAAAGTCGGTGGTGGAGATCTCCTGGGGGGCACGGATGCCGACGTCGTCC comes from Actinomycetota bacterium and encodes:
- the pyrB gene encoding aspartate carbamoyltransferase catalytic subunit (catalyzes the transfer of the carbamoyl moiety from carbamoyl phosphate to L- aspartate in pyrimidine biosynthesis), with amino-acid sequence MMIKHLLSIDQLSTDQIDLVLKTADSFGEVGTRTIKKVPALRGRTVCNLFF
- the pyrR gene encoding bifunctional pyr operon transcriptional regulator/uracil phosphoribosyltransferase PyrR — its product is MAHEIVESNRGTGELVLVGIHKRGVPLAYRVAKRIAEIEKTAPPVGELDISFYRDDVGIRAPQEISTTDFPFDMNDKTVVLVDDVLYTGRTVRAAIDALVDFGRPRLVRLAVLVDRGHRELPIRADFIGKNIPTSKAQEVRVHVKETDGVDSVVVYDPRVLGEATETQ